In one Sporomusa sphaeroides DSM 2875 genomic region, the following are encoded:
- a CDS encoding heavy metal translocating P-type ATPase yields the protein MSAQERALPQTEANGPRQATDTSHSHTHEHGAGGHLRDCLVIAATSLLLIGYWFEWLPSIWGVDTALLAALIGGVPIVATAVVAIYQRGDTKVGLLVSIAIIASIAIGEYFAAAEVALIMTIGEMLEHITLEKSNTALKKLAELAPLKARLLENGSEREIAAELVKIGDRLLVKQGEKIPVDGKVLAGYATVDQATITGESIPVERRDGADVFGGTIVTMGAVEMVATKVGQDTALGHIIKMVKEAQASKAPSARIIDRWANWFVPLSLAIAVLVYLVTGDIVRGVTILIVFCPCAMLLSTPTAVAAAIGAAARRGILIKGGESLEKLGTIDTVLLDKTGTITVGKPSVKDLCCYNGWQKNDLLAIAAGIEKRSEHHLAKAIIQAAEKENIPLAEPSCWEPAIGQGIIAEADGRHFLLGNQLLMKNKQVPLTPEQQAYCLEHQQAGGTAVIVAADGAVAGIIIIHDPLREGAKATIAALSRENIGNIVLLTGDAAVVGNAIGTQVNIPTVHGDLLPADKAKYIEAYQAAGGKVAMIGDGINDAPALAKADIGIAMGYSGTDIAVEAADIVLLSDDLNKVPETIRKGRKAIRTIWQNIIVANAINLAAIIFAAFGLLGPVLAAIVHNVGSILVVLNSARLLRQK from the coding sequence ATGTCTGCGCAAGAGAGAGCTTTACCTCAAACTGAGGCCAATGGTCCCCGGCAGGCGACTGACACCTCGCACAGTCATACACACGAGCACGGTGCAGGCGGTCACCTGCGCGATTGTCTGGTAATTGCCGCCACTTCCCTGCTGTTAATCGGCTATTGGTTTGAATGGCTGCCGTCCATCTGGGGAGTAGACACGGCCCTGTTGGCGGCCCTCATCGGCGGCGTGCCGATTGTGGCAACAGCAGTGGTGGCTATTTACCAGCGCGGCGACACCAAAGTAGGGTTGCTGGTAAGTATCGCCATCATCGCCTCCATTGCCATCGGCGAATATTTTGCCGCCGCCGAAGTAGCCCTGATTATGACCATCGGCGAAATGCTGGAACACATTACGCTGGAAAAATCCAATACCGCCTTAAAGAAGCTGGCAGAATTAGCCCCCTTAAAAGCCCGGCTCCTGGAAAATGGCAGCGAACGGGAAATTGCCGCCGAATTGGTAAAGATCGGCGACCGGCTGCTGGTAAAACAGGGAGAAAAAATTCCGGTGGATGGGAAGGTGCTGGCAGGGTACGCGACGGTTGACCAGGCTACGATAACCGGTGAATCCATACCGGTGGAACGCCGTGACGGTGCCGATGTGTTCGGAGGAACCATTGTAACCATGGGGGCTGTCGAAATGGTGGCCACCAAAGTCGGACAGGATACGGCACTGGGACATATCATTAAAATGGTGAAAGAAGCCCAGGCCAGCAAAGCCCCCAGCGCCCGGATCATTGACCGCTGGGCAAACTGGTTTGTGCCGTTAAGTCTGGCAATTGCCGTTTTGGTCTACCTGGTGACAGGCGATATTGTCCGGGGTGTAACCATTTTGATTGTTTTCTGCCCCTGTGCCATGCTGCTCAGCACACCTACCGCAGTAGCAGCCGCCATTGGCGCAGCCGCCCGCCGCGGCATTTTGATCAAAGGCGGCGAAAGCTTAGAGAAGCTGGGAACCATCGATACCGTCTTATTGGATAAAACCGGCACCATTACAGTAGGCAAACCGTCGGTGAAAGACCTTTGCTGCTATAACGGCTGGCAAAAAAACGACCTGCTGGCCATTGCCGCCGGCATTGAAAAACGCTCCGAGCATCATTTGGCCAAAGCCATCATCCAGGCGGCGGAAAAAGAAAATATCCCGCTGGCGGAACCGTCCTGCTGGGAACCGGCCATCGGGCAGGGCATCATTGCCGAAGCAGACGGCAGGCACTTTTTGCTGGGAAACCAATTGCTAATGAAAAACAAACAGGTGCCGCTCACGCCGGAGCAGCAGGCCTACTGCCTTGAGCACCAGCAAGCCGGCGGCACGGCGGTTATCGTCGCAGCCGACGGAGCGGTTGCCGGAATTATCATTATTCATGATCCGCTGCGGGAAGGCGCCAAAGCCACTATTGCGGCCTTAAGCCGTGAAAACATCGGCAACATAGTGCTGTTGACAGGCGATGCCGCGGTGGTAGGCAACGCCATTGGCACCCAGGTGAATATCCCCACTGTCCATGGTGATTTGCTGCCGGCCGATAAGGCGAAATATATTGAAGCCTATCAGGCCGCCGGCGGTAAGGTAGCTATGATCGGGGACGGCATTAACGATGCGCCCGCCCTGGCCAAAGCCGATATCGGCATTGCCATGGGCTACTCGGGAACCGATATTGCCGTCGAGGCGGCAGATATTGTCTTACTGTCCGACGATCTGAACAAAGTGCCTGAGACCATCCGGAAAGGCCGCAAAGCTATCCGCACCATCTGGCAAAACATCATCGTGGCCAATGCCATCAATCTGGCTGCTATCATTTTTGCTGCCTTCGGTCTATTAGGCCCGGTATTGGCTGCCATTGTACACAATGTTGGCTCCATCTTAGTTGTGCTCAATTCCGCCCGACTGCTGCGGCAGAAATAA
- a CDS encoding tripartite tricarboxylate transporter substrate binding protein, with the protein MKKWLAVVVACLMLAGLVAGCGSQEKAPDKQAAFALSKNAEFIVPYAPGGGSDLFARTLAEIIQKNKFANEAVMIVNKPGGAGAVGDAYTFSKKGDSHVITAYVSGQMTSNLMNKTAVSYDKLTPIANLALDEYLLGILSDNYKNFAEMLAAAKAAPDEITIGGSGKGTEDELCVGLLNKYTGAKFKYVPFNSSGEVMSAMLGGHIKAGIFNPNECNAQIAAGKVATLGGFGVKRLDGVFKDTPTFGELGYKDVVFQQFRGIAGPPDMSPEAVKFWVETFRKATQTEQWKKDYLAKNGLTEHFLEPEEYKTFLAGENQKYADILKEIAAQ; encoded by the coding sequence ATGAAAAAGTGGTTGGCAGTAGTAGTGGCTTGTCTTATGTTGGCTGGTTTGGTGGCAGGTTGCGGCTCGCAGGAAAAGGCTCCGGACAAGCAGGCAGCGTTTGCGCTTAGTAAAAACGCGGAATTTATTGTCCCGTATGCCCCCGGTGGCGGCAGCGACCTTTTTGCCCGTACCCTGGCGGAGATTATCCAGAAGAACAAGTTTGCTAACGAAGCGGTGATGATTGTAAACAAACCGGGTGGTGCCGGTGCGGTAGGTGATGCGTATACCTTTTCCAAAAAGGGGGATAGTCATGTAATTACTGCTTACGTTTCCGGACAAATGACCTCCAATCTGATGAATAAAACAGCTGTAAGCTATGATAAGCTGACGCCCATAGCAAACCTTGCACTGGACGAATACTTGCTCGGAATTTTGTCAGATAATTACAAAAACTTTGCAGAAATGCTTGCCGCGGCAAAAGCTGCTCCCGATGAAATCACTATAGGCGGTTCGGGAAAAGGCACTGAAGATGAGTTGTGTGTCGGGCTGCTTAACAAGTACACAGGGGCTAAGTTTAAATATGTTCCCTTCAACAGCTCCGGGGAAGTCATGAGTGCCATGCTGGGCGGCCACATAAAAGCCGGCATATTTAATCCCAATGAATGCAATGCCCAGATAGCCGCCGGCAAAGTAGCCACATTAGGCGGCTTCGGCGTAAAGAGACTGGATGGTGTGTTTAAGGATACTCCCACCTTTGGGGAACTTGGCTATAAAGATGTTGTATTCCAACAGTTCCGTGGTATAGCAGGACCTCCCGATATGTCGCCGGAAGCGGTGAAATTCTGGGTGGAAACCTTTAGAAAAGCAACTCAGACCGAACAGTGGAAAAAAGACTATTTGGCGAAAAACGGTTTAACCGAGCATTTCCTGGAGCCGGAAGAATATAAAACATTTTTGGCCGGGGAAAACCAAAAATATGCCGACATCCTTAAAGAGATAGCCGCCCAGTAA
- a CDS encoding methyl-accepting chemotaxis protein — protein sequence MKKLDAIVLSAHTYLRMNLYDSHVVITDKDAVVLAFIPAQTYHIDIKVGDFMAKGKTTAACLTNRQRQEVILPQELYGTRLKLIVEPIIEDDGELSGTIGIGTSLNLQDTLHGASASISATVEEVSATAQELTASACRLSDDLQKVKISSQSVIAEIQKTNDILHFVNEVAESSNLLGLNAAIEAARAGRQGRGFAVVADEIRKLAANSAQSAKDIRVILNEIQRDTSMIVEAISSIANAGERQAVSTEEISATMEQLTATAAELEKIATFSP from the coding sequence GTTGTCATTACCGACAAAGATGCCGTTGTTTTAGCATTTATTCCGGCACAGACTTACCATATAGATATTAAAGTAGGAGATTTTATGGCCAAGGGTAAGACAACGGCGGCCTGCCTGACTAACCGCCAACGGCAAGAAGTGATACTCCCCCAGGAACTGTATGGCACTAGATTAAAATTAATTGTCGAACCAATCATCGAAGACGATGGCGAACTATCCGGTACTATCGGTATAGGAACATCACTCAACCTTCAGGATACATTACACGGCGCTTCCGCATCCATTTCCGCCACAGTCGAAGAAGTAAGTGCTACCGCACAAGAATTAACAGCCAGCGCTTGCCGTCTGTCAGATGATTTACAAAAAGTTAAAATAAGCAGCCAGTCTGTTATTGCCGAAATCCAAAAAACCAATGATATTCTTCATTTTGTCAACGAAGTAGCAGAAAGTTCCAATTTGCTTGGTTTAAACGCTGCTATCGAAGCCGCCAGAGCTGGCAGACAAGGCCGGGGATTCGCTGTAGTTGCTGATGAAATTCGTAAGCTGGCTGCCAATAGTGCTCAGTCGGCAAAGGACATTAGAGTAATTCTAAACGAAATTCAACGGGATACGTCAATGATTGTAGAAGCTATTTCAAGTATTGCCAATGCGGGCGAGCGGCAAGCGGTGTCAACGGAAGAAATTTCTGCTACCATGGAGCAGTTGACAGCAACAGCTGCCGAACTGGAGAAAATAGCAACCTTTTCCCCTTAA
- a CDS encoding IS110 family transposase, translating into MVINRPAIGIDVAKDFCVYAAVSPNGTILLNPFKALNTKQGLFFALREIKKVEDAFGSKPAIVLESTGHFSQRIVHFFLKQELDVFLINPLISHSIKNSSVRKVKTDQVDAVDLAKLFFTQGLRNTYIPSEALANLKILSRTRFQLVEQRAGILNQLIAAIEQVAPLFPKVFEPSSLTALTLLTQFPAPAQWVKTSNHKAILQMLESLPRRGKDYAQKKFNALLDCAKDATFTGIELSANFRVIQIYADNLRFMDTQIKAIDDEINQWTEQLPEIALLKSIPGIGGTLAPLIVGEIGDIMRFTNAKQLVAYCGIDPTVRQSGNFVGTRNKVTKRGSPFLRKALYVAAITAIRKNPNGSLVNSVIHEYYKKKIESKPKKQALGAVMNKLLRIIFSVLKNKQPFCLITSEQQVALYQSLRKKAA; encoded by the coding sequence ATGGTGATTAACCGGCCTGCTATTGGTATTGATGTTGCTAAAGACTTTTGTGTTTATGCTGCGGTTTCGCCCAACGGTACGATCTTATTGAATCCATTTAAAGCCTTAAATACAAAACAGGGGCTTTTTTTCGCTTTAAGGGAAATAAAAAAAGTGGAAGACGCGTTTGGTAGTAAACCGGCAATTGTCCTAGAATCGACAGGTCACTTCTCTCAACGCATTGTCCACTTTTTTTTGAAACAGGAGCTTGATGTCTTCCTCATCAATCCCCTTATTTCCCATTCTATCAAAAATTCATCGGTAAGAAAAGTAAAGACTGACCAAGTTGACGCAGTTGATTTAGCTAAATTGTTCTTTACCCAAGGGTTGCGCAACACCTATATACCCAGCGAGGCATTAGCAAATTTGAAAATATTATCGAGGACTAGGTTTCAATTAGTAGAACAACGTGCTGGTATTTTGAATCAACTTATTGCTGCCATTGAGCAAGTTGCCCCGTTGTTCCCCAAAGTCTTCGAGCCTTCCTCCTTGACAGCGCTCACTCTGCTCACTCAGTTTCCAGCTCCTGCGCAATGGGTAAAGACTTCTAACCATAAGGCGATCCTGCAAATGTTGGAATCCCTGCCGCGACGCGGCAAAGACTATGCTCAAAAAAAGTTTAACGCTTTATTGGATTGTGCTAAAGATGCTACATTCACGGGTATTGAGCTGTCAGCCAATTTTAGGGTTATACAAATTTACGCTGACAACCTACGGTTCATGGATACCCAAATTAAAGCCATTGATGATGAAATTAATCAATGGACAGAACAACTCCCTGAAATTGCCTTGCTTAAAAGCATACCAGGTATAGGTGGAACATTGGCACCCCTTATTGTGGGAGAAATAGGCGATATCATGCGATTTACCAATGCCAAACAGCTTGTAGCTTATTGTGGAATTGATCCAACTGTACGCCAGTCCGGGAATTTTGTTGGCACCAGAAACAAAGTGACAAAAAGAGGCTCGCCTTTCTTACGAAAAGCATTATACGTTGCCGCAATAACAGCCATTCGCAAAAATCCTAATGGATCGCTCGTAAATTCAGTCATCCACGAATATTACAAAAAGAAAATTGAGTCCAAACCTAAAAAGCAAGCATTAGGTGCGGTTATGAATAAGCTACTACGAATTATTTTTTCTGTCCTAAAAAACAAACAGCCTTTTTGTTTAATTACTTCAGAGCAGCAAGTTGCCTTGTATCAATCTCTCAGAAAAAAGGCAGCTTAA
- a CDS encoding MarR family winged helix-turn-helix transcriptional regulator: MNSVDELTHELFTFFDGFSSWENSVIKTSDLTVSEAHAIEVLGRYGQMNMKSLAQHLGVTTGTTTVTVDRLEKKEYARRQSVKEDRRVHLITLTPKGQQAFAEHHQYHADLTEQILSVLSNEEHEQLLSILKKINKEAF, from the coding sequence ATGAATTCTGTAGATGAACTGACACATGAGCTGTTTACCTTTTTTGACGGGTTTTCTTCGTGGGAAAATTCGGTAATAAAGACAAGTGATTTGACGGTTTCCGAAGCCCACGCCATTGAAGTCCTGGGCCGCTATGGGCAGATGAATATGAAAAGCCTGGCACAGCATCTGGGAGTGACAACCGGAACCACTACCGTCACGGTGGATAGGCTGGAAAAGAAAGAATATGCCCGGCGGCAGTCAGTCAAAGAAGACCGGCGCGTCCATTTAATTACATTAACCCCCAAAGGCCAGCAGGCATTTGCCGAGCATCATCAGTATCATGCCGACCTGACCGAACAAATTCTCTCGGTGCTGTCCAACGAAGAGCACGAACAGCTGCTGAGCATACTTAAAAAAATTAACAAGGAGGCGTTTTAG
- a CDS encoding IS1182 family transposase, producing the protein MGYIKGEERGQTILLPESIDDYVHEDNPVRIIDAFVEQLDVLELAFERSTSPTFGRPPYNPKVLLKLYLYGYLNRVRSSRRLEQEAARNLEVIWLLQKLKPDYKTIADFRKNNKLALKKVFRQFVRLCDEWGLYGKELVAIDGTKMRACNSKKNNYSAKKLERHIRYIDEKIETYMKELETTDNAETQERKLSVQEVQQRIQELRNRKQTYQAYQETIDKKGCSEVSTTDPDARLMSNNNNTVDVGYNVQTTVDAKHKLVADFKVTTQANDLGELANMALRAQVVLEKKELEVVADKGYYKVDDLKTCVKNHITPYVAKQTYSNGTGDKEFYPDKFHYDAEENIYRCPRGIELYFAKKRTSKEKGVIGYEYRNYAACSSCPVKERCTRSAKGRSIFRHIDQDFLDTINLKTEKNKDKYRLRQMIIEHVFGTIKRGWGAYYFLTKRKRSVTGELSLSFLSYNLRRVISILGTKEVLAKLTARKSPALA; encoded by the coding sequence ATGGGCTATATAAAAGGCGAAGAAAGAGGACAAACAATTTTGCTTCCCGAAAGTATCGACGATTACGTCCACGAAGATAATCCAGTTCGCATTATAGATGCGTTCGTGGAACAGCTTGATGTGTTGGAACTGGCATTTGAGCGATCGACTAGCCCCACTTTCGGGCGCCCTCCCTATAACCCAAAAGTCTTATTAAAATTATACTTATACGGCTATTTAAACCGGGTCCGCTCATCGCGCAGGCTTGAGCAAGAAGCAGCACGAAACCTAGAAGTCATCTGGCTATTGCAAAAACTAAAACCAGATTATAAAACCATTGCGGACTTTCGCAAAAATAATAAACTCGCCCTCAAAAAGGTGTTTCGCCAGTTCGTACGCCTGTGCGATGAATGGGGCCTATATGGCAAAGAGTTAGTGGCGATTGATGGGACTAAAATGCGAGCTTGTAATAGCAAAAAGAATAATTATAGTGCCAAAAAACTGGAACGTCATATCCGGTATATCGATGAAAAAATTGAAACCTATATGAAAGAACTAGAGACAACGGATAACGCGGAGACTCAGGAACGTAAGCTGTCGGTACAAGAAGTACAACAGCGAATTCAAGAACTTCGTAATCGAAAACAAACCTATCAGGCTTATCAAGAAACGATAGATAAAAAAGGCTGCAGTGAAGTCTCTACAACAGACCCGGATGCTCGACTTATGTCCAATAACAATAATACAGTAGATGTAGGCTACAATGTACAGACCACAGTCGATGCCAAACACAAATTAGTGGCAGACTTCAAAGTAACAACACAGGCCAACGATTTGGGTGAGTTAGCTAACATGGCCTTGCGTGCCCAAGTGGTGCTTGAAAAAAAAGAGCTCGAAGTGGTAGCAGATAAAGGATATTACAAGGTTGACGACCTCAAAACATGCGTAAAAAATCATATCACTCCGTATGTCGCGAAACAAACATATTCGAACGGGACCGGAGATAAAGAGTTTTACCCGGATAAGTTTCATTACGACGCAGAGGAAAATATATATCGGTGTCCCAGAGGAATTGAGTTATATTTTGCCAAGAAGAGAACCAGTAAGGAAAAAGGCGTTATTGGTTACGAATACCGAAATTATGCAGCCTGTTCCTCTTGTCCGGTAAAAGAACGCTGTACTCGAAGTGCAAAGGGTCGAAGTATCTTTCGGCATATAGACCAAGACTTTTTAGATACGATTAATCTAAAGACTGAGAAAAATAAAGATAAATACCGATTACGGCAAATGATCATTGAACATGTTTTTGGAACAATTAAACGAGGATGGGGAGCGTATTATTTCCTGACTAAGCGTAAGCGCTCAGTCACAGGGGAGCTTTCTTTGTCTTTTTTATCGTATAACCTTAGGCGTGTTATATCTATCCTGGGGACGAAAGAAGTATTAGCAAAATTGACTGCTAGAAAATCTCCGGCTTTAGCCTAA
- a CDS encoding cobalamin B12-binding domain-containing protein: protein MEKVDLVKAVTELEEDLVISAVNEQLAAGISAVEILKQLQEGMEGVGKLYEAGDYYLSELIMSAEVFSNAAALLGSALAADGNNKTIGTVILGTVKDDIHDIGKNIVSTILSCNGFKVVDIGVDAPIETFVEAIKTNKPDVVGMFCLLTTAFDVMKETVAAVKATGTTATVLVGGGPVDLNVAEWCGADGYCKNAYDAVEMSKKASNIN from the coding sequence ATGGAAAAAGTGGATTTAGTAAAAGCAGTAACTGAGTTAGAGGAAGATTTAGTAATTTCAGCAGTAAATGAGCAACTTGCAGCCGGTATATCGGCGGTTGAGATTCTCAAGCAATTACAGGAAGGCATGGAAGGCGTAGGTAAATTGTATGAAGCCGGTGATTACTATTTATCAGAACTAATCATGTCTGCGGAAGTGTTCTCCAACGCAGCCGCACTTTTAGGCTCTGCCCTTGCTGCCGACGGGAATAATAAAACGATCGGCACCGTCATCCTGGGTACCGTAAAAGACGATATCCACGATATTGGTAAAAATATTGTTTCTACGATTCTGAGCTGCAACGGTTTTAAGGTAGTGGATATCGGTGTTGATGCTCCGATTGAAACTTTTGTTGAAGCAATAAAAACCAATAAACCTGACGTAGTTGGCATGTTCTGCTTATTAACAACTGCGTTTGATGTCATGAAAGAAACAGTGGCTGCGGTGAAAGCTACCGGTACTACTGCAACTGTTCTGGTAGGCGGCGGGCCGGTTGATCTTAATGTCGCCGAATGGTGCGGCGCTGACGGGTATTGCAAAAATGCCTACGATGCGGTGGAAATGTCTAAAAAGGCTTCCAATATTAATTAA
- the panB gene encoding 3-methyl-2-oxobutanoate hydroxymethyltransferase gives MAKKTILDFQNMVSKGEKIVYLTAYDYLTAKMQEKAGVDMILVGDSLGMVSLGYDTTFPVTMDDMIRHCQAVRRGAPNTFIIGDMPYMSYQASDVSAIENAGRFIKEAASDCVKLEGGGAQILNRIQAISGAGILVMGHIGLTPQFMGQIGGYKAQGKTAQAAMSLIRQAKLIEEAGACSILVEGVPTAVGKAIAEQAGIPILGIGAGSFTHGQLLIYADMVGFYDNFTPKFVKKYANIGETLTNAFREYTMEVREGQFPVDTEHTYKMDEKEIAELEKLLAE, from the coding sequence TTGGCTAAAAAAACCATTCTGGACTTTCAAAACATGGTCAGCAAAGGGGAAAAAATTGTTTATCTGACCGCTTATGATTACCTCACTGCCAAGATGCAGGAAAAAGCGGGCGTGGATATGATTCTTGTCGGGGATTCTCTGGGGATGGTTTCCCTGGGCTATGACACTACTTTTCCGGTAACCATGGATGACATGATCCGTCATTGCCAGGCCGTTCGCCGGGGTGCTCCCAATACCTTCATTATCGGTGATATGCCGTATATGTCTTACCAGGCTTCCGATGTGTCAGCCATCGAAAATGCCGGCAGATTTATTAAGGAGGCCGCCTCGGACTGCGTTAAGCTGGAGGGAGGCGGCGCGCAGATTTTAAACCGCATTCAGGCTATAAGCGGGGCCGGCATACTTGTCATGGGGCATATCGGTCTTACACCGCAATTTATGGGCCAGATCGGCGGTTACAAAGCGCAGGGAAAAACGGCACAGGCGGCAATGAGTCTGATCCGGCAGGCCAAGCTTATTGAAGAGGCGGGCGCCTGCAGTATTTTGGTGGAAGGAGTGCCCACAGCCGTTGGCAAAGCCATTGCGGAACAGGCGGGAATTCCCATTCTCGGCATAGGCGCAGGCTCCTTTACCCATGGGCAATTGCTGATATACGCCGATATGGTCGGTTTCTATGACAATTTTACCCCGAAGTTTGTTAAGAAATATGCCAATATTGGCGAAACTCTGACAAATGCGTTCCGAGAATACACAATGGAGGTACGGGAAGGCCAATTCCCGGTGGATACTGAGCATACCTACAAAATGGATGAAAAAGAGATTGCAGAGCTGGAAAAGCTTCTGGCCGAATAA
- a CDS encoding methyltetrahydrofolate cobalamin methyltransferase gives MLIIGELINTSRKAIREAVETRNAAYIQEVAVQQEAAGANYLDVNCGTMVGQEIECMEWLVNTIQAVTDLPLCIDSPDENALRAGLTLAKTVNGKRMINSTTAEEKRYKAVLPLVKEFDAKIVALCIEDAGMPETAADRLRIASKLIDDMEKEGIQQDDIYIDPLIKPLSTNDKYGKSVLDAIYAIKKKYPAVHLTCGLSNISYGFPNRAVLNRLFVVQTMTVGMDGYILNPTDKAMMGVVYAGQALLGNDKYCKNYLKAHRKGLYE, from the coding sequence ATGTTAATCATTGGAGAACTTATTAACACCAGCCGCAAAGCAATCCGGGAAGCAGTTGAAACCAGGAATGCGGCTTATATTCAGGAGGTCGCCGTCCAGCAGGAAGCTGCCGGCGCAAACTATCTTGATGTAAACTGCGGCACTATGGTTGGTCAGGAAATTGAATGTATGGAATGGCTGGTCAATACTATCCAGGCAGTTACCGACCTGCCTCTCTGCATTGACAGTCCGGATGAAAATGCCCTGAGAGCCGGTCTAACCCTTGCTAAGACGGTAAACGGCAAACGGATGATTAATTCCACAACTGCCGAAGAAAAACGCTATAAGGCGGTTTTGCCGCTTGTAAAAGAATTTGACGCTAAAATTGTGGCTCTCTGTATTGAAGACGCCGGTATGCCGGAAACTGCCGCAGACCGCCTGCGCATCGCCAGCAAACTGATTGATGATATGGAGAAAGAAGGTATTCAGCAGGACGACATCTATATTGATCCTCTGATCAAACCATTAAGCACCAATGATAAATATGGTAAATCAGTATTGGATGCCATTTATGCCATTAAGAAAAAATACCCGGCAGTACATCTTACCTGTGGTTTAAGCAATATATCCTACGGATTTCCTAACCGCGCTGTGCTTAACCGCCTTTTCGTAGTCCAAACCATGACAGTGGGAATGGACGGCTATATATTAAACCCAACAGACAAGGCCATGATGGGTGTGGTATATGCGGGGCAAGCGTTACTGGGCAATGACAAGTATTGTAAAAATTATCTTAAAGCTCACCGAAAAGGGCTTTACGAATAA
- a CDS encoding 4Fe-4S dicluster-binding protein translates to MEINKETCVNCGLCITKCPVSAIVRDAAKQVLIDFDECVECGVCQRLRVCPTDSLYQQELTWPRTIRSIMSDVLTIAEESQISGRGTEEMKTNEVTGRFKKGWIGIAIELGRPGVATRMYDVEKIAMAVAKENVEFEKENPITSMMSDTATGKFKDELLNEKVLSAIIEFGVREEKAPVILQILKEVAPALDTVFSLDICSKVTGDGVIPHVKIVEEDGMWMSPNGKVNIGLGRPLVREE, encoded by the coding sequence ATGGAAATTAACAAAGAAACATGTGTCAACTGTGGTTTATGCATAACCAAATGTCCTGTTTCGGCTATTGTGAGAGACGCAGCAAAGCAAGTGCTGATTGACTTTGATGAGTGCGTGGAATGTGGGGTGTGCCAGCGTTTAAGGGTTTGTCCGACAGATTCTCTTTATCAGCAGGAATTAACATGGCCACGGACCATCCGGAGCATTATGAGCGATGTACTCACCATTGCCGAGGAGTCCCAGATATCCGGCCGCGGCACCGAGGAAATGAAGACCAACGAGGTTACAGGGCGGTTTAAAAAGGGCTGGATCGGAATTGCTATCGAACTGGGCCGCCCGGGTGTTGCCACCCGTATGTATGATGTGGAAAAAATTGCAATGGCTGTTGCCAAAGAAAATGTTGAATTTGAAAAAGAAAACCCGATTACCAGTATGATGTCCGATACGGCTACCGGAAAGTTTAAGGACGAACTGTTAAATGAAAAAGTGCTTTCCGCCATTATTGAATTTGGGGTGAGGGAAGAGAAAGCGCCCGTAATTTTGCAAATTCTTAAAGAAGTGGCGCCGGCCCTTGATACAGTGTTCAGTCTGGATATTTGCTCCAAGGTTACCGGCGATGGCGTTATTCCTCATGTAAAAATTGTTGAAGAGGATGGAATGTGGATGTCGCCAAACGGTAAAGTAAATATTGGTCTCGGCAGGCCGCTAGTGAGGGAGGAATAG